In Pyrodictium occultum, the genomic window TAGGCGTCACGGCCCCCCTTACACGCTTCCCTGAGGGATGAGGGGAGGAGATGTAGGGGTCGCTGCACCTCTCTAAAGCCGCTCCTCATCCCGGCATAGCCTCGGTGCAGGTCAGCGCGCTCATCCCCCCGGGGAGTGCACTGGACTACCCGTGTCCCAGGGGCTCTATTCACTTATTTAGGCGTGCAGGGCTGCGGCTCACCGCCCGGGGGATGTGGCAGCAGGGAGGGTGGCTTAGGTCTTGCCGGTATGGCGTTACTCGGTGAGGGTTGACGAGGAGCGCTCGGCTAAGGCTGTGATGTGGGACGCGCCCATATCCTACAAGAAGGTTATAGACCTTGCACGGCTCCTGCGCGGCATGAGGCTAGAGGATGCGAAGCGGCTCCTTGAGCGGGTAGCGGCTGGTAAGGAGCCCATACCGGTCCGCAGGTACATGGGGAAGCAGGCTCACCACCGCGGGCTTGCGGCCAGGTACAGGTGGCCAGTGGGACGCTACCCTGTTAAGGCTGCACGCATACTGCTCAAGCTCCTCGAGAGCGTGTCCAATAACGCCGAGGTAAAGGGGCTTGATACTGAGAAGCTTCGCATCGTACATATAGGCGTGCATAAGGGCCGCGTGATTAAGAAGTGGATGCCCCGTGCCTTCGGCCGCTCGAGCCCCAGGTTCAGGAAGTATAGCCATATAGAAGTGGTTGTGGCGGAGGAAGAGTAGCGATGGTGCTCGTGAAGAAGTTCTTCGTCGAGAAGGCTATAGCCCAGGCCAGGATAGATGAGTACCTCGCCAAGCGCTTCTACCGCGCCGGCTACGCTGGCGTGCAGATAATACAGTTCCCCCTGGGCACGAAGGTGTTCATAGACGCTGAGAGGCCTGCAATGATAATAGGCAGGAGGGGCGAGACGATAAGGCAGCTAGCCGCCATATTTGAGCACCAGTTTGGGCTCCAGAACCCGCAGATAACTGTACGCCGCGTGGAGAACCCTGACCTGAACGCTCGGGTCGCCGCCTCGAGGATAGCGGTGTTCCTTGAGAGAGGTGCCTACTACCGCCGCGTGGCAAACGTTATGGCCCGCCGCATACTGAATGCAGGCGCCATAGGCGTGCAGATAATCATAAGCGGTAAGCTGCGCACCGAGAGGGCTAGGTACGAGAAGGTCCGCGTGGGTAAGGTGTACTCCACGGGCTACCAGGTAGAGTATATGGTTGACCGCGCCGTGATGCATATAACTCTAAAGCCCGGCACCTTCGGCATAGAGGTCACTATAGTTAAACCTGCTAAGCCCAGCGACTACGTCCGGATCAAGGAGCCCGAGG contains:
- a CDS encoding 30S ribosomal protein S3, whose product is MVLVKKFFVEKAIAQARIDEYLAKRFYRAGYAGVQIIQFPLGTKVFIDAERPAMIIGRRGETIRQLAAIFEHQFGLQNPQITVRRVENPDLNARVAASRIAVFLERGAYYRRVANVMARRILNAGAIGVQIIISGKLRTERARYEKVRVGKVYSTGYQVEYMVDRAVMHITLKPGTFGIEVTIVKPAKPSDYVRIKEPEEAKDFIEEVREELEKIRAAEAEKLKEAAAEAPSEEAEAVEEEEPEEAKV
- a CDS encoding 50S ribosomal protein L22, which produces MPVWRYSVRVDEERSAKAVMWDAPISYKKVIDLARLLRGMRLEDAKRLLERVAAGKEPIPVRRYMGKQAHHRGLAARYRWPVGRYPVKAARILLKLLESVSNNAEVKGLDTEKLRIVHIGVHKGRVIKKWMPRAFGRSSPRFRKYSHIEVVVAEEE